In Saccharomyces kudriavzevii IFO 1802 strain IFO1802 genome assembly, chromosome: 9, the following proteins share a genomic window:
- the THS1 gene encoding threonine--tRNA ligase THS1 (similar to Saccharomyces cerevisiae THS1 (YIL078W); ancestral locus Anc_7.280), whose protein sequence is MSASEACVAEQVKNLSVKDDGNDAAKPNKKDNKKSKQQSLYLDPEPAFIEERIEMFDRLQKAYNDKVASLPRVSLKIVLKDGAVKEATSWETTPMDIARGISKSLADRLCISKVNGQLWDLDRPFEGEGDEEIKLELLDFESEEGKKVFWHSSAHVLGESCECHLGAHICLGPPTDDGFFYEMAVRDSMKEISESPERTVSQADFPGLEGVAKNVIKQKQKFERLVMSKEDLLKMFHYSKYKTYLVQTKIPDGSATTVYRCGKLIDLCVGPHIPHTGRIKAFKLLKNSSCYFLGDATNDSLQRVYGISFPDKKLMDAHLKFLAEASMRDHRKIGKEQELFLFNEMSPGSCFWLPHGTRIYNTLVDLLRTEYRKRGYEEVITPNMYNSKLWETSGHWANYKENMFTFEVEKETFGLKPMNCPGHCLMFKSRERSYRELPWRVADFGVIHRNEFSGALSGLTRVRRFQQDDAHIFCTHDQIETEIENIFNFLQYIYGVFGFEFKMELSTRPEKYVGKIETWDAAESKLESALRKWGGNWEINAGDGAFYGPKIDIMISDALRRWHQCATIQLDFQLPNRFELEFKSKDQDSESYERPVMIHRAILGSVERMAAILTEHFAGKWPFWLSPRQVLVVPVGVKYQDYAEDVRNKLHDAGFYADVDLTGNTLQKKVRNGQMLKYNFIFIVGEQEMNEKSVNIRNRDVMEQQGKNATVSVEEVLKQLKNLKDEKRGDNVLA, encoded by the coding sequence ATGAGCGCTAGTGAAGCATGTGTCGCTGAGCAAGTTAAAAACCTCTCCGTCAAGGATGATGGTAATGATGCTGCAAAACCAAACAAGAAGGATaacaaaaaatccaagCAACAATCCTTATACTTGGACCCTGAACCAGcttttattgaagaaagaattgaaatGTTTGACAGATTGCAAAAGGCATATAATGATAAAGTTGCCTCTTTGCCACGTGTTTCATTGAAGATTGTCTTGAAGGATGGTGCCGTGAAGGAAGCCACTTCTTGGGAGACTACTCCAATGGATATTGCTAGGGGAATCTCCAAGTCTTTGGCAGACAGATTATGTATTTCGAAGGTTAATGGCCAATTATGGGATTTAGATAGACCGTTTGAAGGCGAAGGCGAcgaagaaatcaaattaGAACTATTGGATTTCGAGTCTGAGGAAGGTAAAAAGGTCTTCTGGCATTCCTCTGCCCACGTCTTGGGTGAATCTTGTGAATGCCATCTGGGTGCTCACATTTGTTTGGGTCCTCCAACTGATGATGGGTTTTTTTATGAAATGGCTGTTAGAGACAGTATGAAAGAAATCTCAGAATCTCCAGAAAGAACCGTCTCACAAGCGGACTTCCCAGGCTTGGAAGGTGTTGCCAAGAACGTCATCaagcaaaagcaaaaattcGAAAGATTGGTCATGTCGAAGgaagatcttttgaaaatgttccACTATTCAAAATACAAGACTTATTTGGTTCAAACCAAAATTCCAGATGGCAGTGCCACTACTGTATACCGTTGTGGTAAGTTGATCGATTTGTGTGTTGGTCCCCATATCCCTCATACTGGTCGTATCAAGGCGTTCAAGTTGTTGAAGAACTCTTCTTGTTACTTCTTGGGTGATGCCACAAATGATTCTTTACAAAGAGTCTACGGTATCTCCTTCCCAGATAAAAAGTTAATGGACGCTcatttgaagtttttggcTGAGGCCTCTATGAGAGATCATAGAAAGATTGGTAAAGAACAAGAGTTATTCttattcaatgaaatgTCTCCAGGTTCCTGTTTCTGGTTACCCCATGGTACTAGAATTTACAATACCCTGGTAGACTTGTTGAGAACCGAATATCGTAAGAGAGGCTACGAAGAAGTCATCACACCAAACATGTACAACTCCAAATTGTGGGAAACTTCAGGTCATTGGGCTAACTACAAAGAGAACATGTTTACTTTTGAAGTAGAGAAGGAAACTTTCGGTTTAAAACCAATGAACTGTCCAGGTCATTGTTTGATGTTCAAATCTAGAGAACGTTCCTACAGAGAATTACCATGGAGAGTTGCTGATTTCGGTGTCATCCACAGAAATGAATTTTCCGGTGCCTTGTCTGGTTTGACTCGTGTTAGGAGATTTCAACAAGACGACGCTCATATCTTCTGTACTCATGATCAAATTGAAAccgaaattgaaaacattttcaatttcctgCAGTACATTTACGGTGTCTTTGGATTTGAATTCAAGATGGAATTGTCTACTAGACCAGAAAAATACGTTggtaaaattgaaacaTGGGATGCTGCGGAATCTAAATTAGAATCTGCCTTGAGAAAATGGGGTGGTAACTGGGAAATCAACGCCGGTGATGGTGCTTTTTACGGTCCAAAGATTGATATCATGATCTCTGATGCCTTGAGGAGATGGCATCAATGTGCCACTATTCAACTAGATTTCCAATTACCAAACAGATTTGAATTGGAGTTCAAATCTAAGGATCAAGATAGCGAGAGTTACGAAAGACCAGTTATGATTCATCGTGCCATTTTGGGGTCTGTTGAAAGAATGGCTGCCATTTTGACCGAACATTTTGCCGGTAAATGGCCATTCTGGTTATCTCCACGTCAAGTCTTGGTTGTGCCAGTTGGTGTTAAGTATCAAGACTACGCTGAAGATGTCCGCAACAAATTACATGATGCAGGTTTCTATGCTGATGTTGACTTAACCGGTAACACTTTACAAAAGAAGGTCAGAAATGGGCAAATGCTGAAATAcaacttcattttcattgttggtgaacaagaaatgaatgaaaaatctgTCAACATTAGAAACAGAGATGTTATGGAACAACAGGGTAAGAATGCCACTGTTTCTGTCGAGGAGGTCTTGAAACAGTTAAAGAATCTGAAAGATGAAAAGAGAGGTGACAACGTCTTAGCTTAA
- the RCI37 gene encoding Rci37p (similar to Saccharomyces cerevisiae YIL077C; ancestral locus Anc_7.279) has protein sequence MLGTEGPQNAESGQEMNNELPFMKKPWFKKAFEKAVEFHDKDDLLDARDRLELSKAYRSIAKAEMWGGWLGFSAVFFTPFAYRYYKTKAIKGVKVPRNFVLGVMALFFATNAAGRSMYTRKLNERDPTGVLTDNYTSKYGDGVLETAQPDQAKEMSRNQRQYEMMRLLNLGSPSRWSMYFYITYQNPERRLPDPKVKLQQMKKGEFLSGSPFMNQRDPIGLYRNKGKEAPDSTDWGRDDSHLQSSWEKIRAGDNGSLSSWENIRNPSRNQSQEPGARLDDESDVFISGLSDDSNAIEELPSKDVFQRQLRGGRNGENRS, from the coding sequence ATGCTGGGCACGGAAGGACCACAAAACGCTGAGAGCGGACAAGAAATGAATAATGAACTGCCTTTTATGAAGAAGCCTTGGTTCAAGAAGGCCTTCGAAAAGGCCGTCGAGTTCCATGATAAAGATGATTTGCTAGATGCGAGAGACAGACTGGAGCTGTCGAAGGCCTACAGATCCATTGCTAAAGCGGAGATGTGGGGTGGTTGGCTCGGCTTTTCAGCCGTATTTTTCACCCCATTTGCGTACCGTTACTATAAGACCAAAGCTATCAAGGGTGTAAAAGTGCCCAGAAATTTTGTTCTGGGAGTGATggctcttttttttgctacAAATGCCGCTGGTAGGTCCATGTATACACGGAAACTGAACGAACGAGACCCCACTGGTGTCTTGACCGATAATTATACCAGCAAATATGGCGATGGCGTCTTGGAAACCGCTCAACCTGAtcaagcaaaagaaatgtcGAGAAATCAAAGGCAGTATGAGATGATGAGACTTTTGAATCTAGGCTCTCCTTCAAGATGGTCAATGTACTTTTACATAACGTACCAGAACCCAGAGAGAAGATTGCCAGATCCGAAAGTAAAACTGcagcaaatgaaaaagggCGAGTTTCTCAGTGGTTCGCCCTTCATGAACCAAAGAGATCCTATAGGACTGTACCGCAATAAGGGTAAAGAGGCTCCAGACTCGACTGATTGGGGCAGAGATGATAGTCACTTGCAGTCTTCCTGGGAAAAAATTAGGGCCGGCGACAATGGCTCACTTTCATCATGGGAAAATATAAGGAACCCCAGCAGGAATCAGTCACAAGAGCCGGGTGCTCGATTAGATGATGAATCCGATGTGTTCATCTCAGGATTGTCTGATGATAGTAATGCTATCGAAGAGCTGCCCTCGAAAGATGTATTCCAACGTCAACTGCGAGGCGGAAGAAATGGTGAAAATCGCTCGTAG